From the genome of Papaver somniferum cultivar HN1 chromosome 2, ASM357369v1, whole genome shotgun sequence, one region includes:
- the LOC113350442 gene encoding putative receptor-like protein kinase At4g00960 isoform X2, which produces MVIGIKKIVCFNLVSIFFAMQYTAGQSIYRYHICLGANYSTTRTGSSTFQTNLNLLIPSLSNNSNPIIIKNGFHNTTVGQIPDTVYGSFQCRGDVSLDDCKTCVQMGTQDINTNQRCPNDKQAIIWFNGCMIRYSNQYYFGIMQDKPADYFWSLNNVSTNPDEFNQILGYLMKNLVTQALSNSSFAIGNKNLPNSTTKVNGFVQCSADISSSDCSRCLNEAIAELPDCCSGKRAGKVIKPSCFLKYDLDPFFQSTTVTSPPHPRVSPPWSANTSKGNSKLAVSIAVLSAIAVFSGTAAWSLWRKKTKTKTKIKKIDYFDDEIRTTDSMHFSFSGVSAATDNFSEANKLGEGGFGSVYKGTLQDKQEIALKRLSKNSRQGEQEFKNEVTLVAKLQHRNLVKLVGFSLAGEEKLLIYEYMPNGSLDQVLFDSVKCTHLDWERRYSIIGGVARGLLYLHEESRLKIIHRDLKASNILLDKEMNSKIADFGMARLFGLHQIQDSTSRIVGTHGYMAPEYIMHGEFSVKSDVFSFGVLVLEILCGQRNSSFHKTNVARDLLSYAWRHWKNGSDVEILDPTLKDAYCRSEVRRCIHVALLCVQENVLDRPTMPTVVQMLNNNSVTSHDLPSSPAFLADSTRHPDLNLGSSKEQASSRDESISEVLPWSVNEVSVSELYPR; this is translated from the exons atggtcATCGGAATCAAGAAAATAGTATGTTTTAATCTAGTTTCGATCTTCTTCGCCATGCAATACACAGCTGGGCAATCAATATATCGTTATCACATTTGTTTAGGAGCTAATTACAGTACTACTAGAACCGGCAGCAGTACATTTCAAACTAATCTCAATCTTCTTATTCCTTCACTATCCAACAATTCAAATCCAATTATCATCAAAAATGGATTCCATAACACCACTGTTGGTCAAATCCCGGATACAGTTTACGGTTCGTTTCAGTGTAGAGGTGATGTTTCATTAGATGATTGTAAAACTTGTGTTCAGATGGGTACTCAAGATATCAACACAAATCAAAGATGTCCGAATGATAAACAAGCGATCATTTGGTTTAATGGGTGTATGATTAGGTACTCGAATCAATACTACTTTGGTATTATGCAAGATAAACCAGCAGATTATTTCTGGAGTCTGAATAATGTTTCCACTAATCcagatgagtttaaccaaatctTAGGGTATTTAATGAAGAATTTAGTAACGCAAGCTTTGTCTAATAGTAGTTTTGCTATTGGAAATAAAAACCTaccaaattcaaccaccaaagTAAATGGATTTGTACAGTGTAGTGCAGATATATCTTCGAGTGATTGTAGTCGATGTCTTAATGAAGCTATTGCTGAATTACCAGATTGTTGTTCTGGGAAAAGAGCTGGAAAAGTTATTAAGCCGAGTTGTTTTCTTAAGTATGATTTAGATCCTTTCTTTCAATCTACAACCGTTACTTCACCACCGCATCCTCGCGTATCACCGCCATGGTCAGCGAATACTT CAAAAGGGAACTCCAAACTTGCTGTCAGTATAGCCGTTCTGTCGGCTATTGCAGTATTTTCCGGCACAGCCGCTTGGTCTTTATGGAGAAAGAAAACAAAGACAAAGACAAAGATAAAGAAGATTGATT ATTTCGATGATGAGATTCGAACCACAGATTCCATGCACTTCAGTTTTAGTGGAGTAAGTGCTGCAACAGATAATTTCTCCGAAGCTAATAAACTTGGAGAGGGTGGATTTGGCTCTGTTTATAAG GGTACACTTCAAGACAAACAAGAAATAGCCCTGAAGAGGCTATCAAAAAATTCAAGACAAGGTGAACAAGAGTTCAAGAATGAAGTTACCTTAGTAGCTAAACTTCAACACAGAAATCTAGTGAAGCTTGTTGGTTTCAGTCTAGCTGGCGAAGAAAAACTACTCATCTATGAATATATGCCAAATGGAAGCCTTGACCAAGTCCTATTCG ATTCAGTTAAATGTACACATCTGGATTGGGAAAGACGATACAGCATAATAGGTGGTGTAGCAAGAGGACTTCTCTATCTTCATGAGGAGTCCAGACTTAAAATCATCCATCGGGATCTCAAAGCTAGCAATATATTATTAGATAAGGAAATGAATTCTAAAATTGCAGATTTCGGCATGGCTAGGCTTTTTGGCCTTCACCAAATTCAAGATAGCACTAGCAGAATAGTTGGAACGCA TGGCTACATGGCTCCAGAGTATATCATGCATGGTGAATTCTCTGTGAAATCAGACGTTTTCAGCTTTGGTGTTTTAGTTTTAGAAATACTTTGCGGACAGAGGAACAGCAGTTTTCATAAAACAAATGTTGCTCGGGACCTTCTAAGCTAT GCATGGAGACATTGGAAAAATGGATCTGACGTAGAAATATTAGATCCAACTTTGAAGGATGCATATTGTAGAAGCGAAGTGAGGAGATGCATCCATGTTGCGTTATTATGTGTTCAAGAAAATGTTTTAGATAGACCAACAATGCCCACAGTTGTCCAAATGCTTAACAACAACTCAGTTACCAGTCATGATTTACCTTCATCACCTGCATTTTTGGCTGATAGTACGCGCCATCCAGACTTAAATCTAGGAAGCAGTAAAGAACAAGCAAGCTCAAGGGACGAGTCAATCAGTGAAGTATTGCCATGGAGCGTGAATGAAGTATCAGTTAGTGAACTATACCCTCGATGA
- the LOC113350442 gene encoding cysteine-rich receptor-like protein kinase 10 isoform X1, with product MVIGIKKIVCFNLVSIFFAMQYTAGQSIYRYHICLGANYSTTRTGSSTFQTNLNLLIPSLSNNSNPIIIKNGFHNTTVGQIPDTVYGSFQCRGDVSLDDCKTCVQMGTQDINTNQRCPNDKQAIIWFNGCMIRYSNQYYFGIMQDKPADYFWSLNNVSTNPDEFNQILGYLMKNLVTQALSNSSFAIGNKNLPNSTTKVNGFVQCSADISSSDCSRCLNEAIAELPDCCSGKRAGKVIKPSCFLKYDLDPFFQSTTVTSPPHPRVSPPWSANTSKGNSKLAVSIAVLSAIAVFSGTAAWSLWRKKTKTKTKIKKIDYFDDEIRTTDSMHFSFSGVSAATDNFSEANKLGEGGFGSVYKGTLQDKQEIALKRLSKNSRQGEQEFKNEVTLVAKLQHRNLVKLVGFSLAGEEKLLIYEYMPNGSLDQVLFGCTPFCVCLFLFYQAFWDTWINNVCVFWSEEFVDSVKCTHLDWERRYSIIGGVARGLLYLHEESRLKIIHRDLKASNILLDKEMNSKIADFGMARLFGLHQIQDSTSRIVGTHGYMAPEYIMHGEFSVKSDVFSFGVLVLEILCGQRNSSFHKTNVARDLLSYAWRHWKNGSDVEILDPTLKDAYCRSEVRRCIHVALLCVQENVLDRPTMPTVVQMLNNNSVTSHDLPSSPAFLADSTRHPDLNLGSSKEQASSRDESISEVLPWSVNEVSVSELYPR from the exons atggtcATCGGAATCAAGAAAATAGTATGTTTTAATCTAGTTTCGATCTTCTTCGCCATGCAATACACAGCTGGGCAATCAATATATCGTTATCACATTTGTTTAGGAGCTAATTACAGTACTACTAGAACCGGCAGCAGTACATTTCAAACTAATCTCAATCTTCTTATTCCTTCACTATCCAACAATTCAAATCCAATTATCATCAAAAATGGATTCCATAACACCACTGTTGGTCAAATCCCGGATACAGTTTACGGTTCGTTTCAGTGTAGAGGTGATGTTTCATTAGATGATTGTAAAACTTGTGTTCAGATGGGTACTCAAGATATCAACACAAATCAAAGATGTCCGAATGATAAACAAGCGATCATTTGGTTTAATGGGTGTATGATTAGGTACTCGAATCAATACTACTTTGGTATTATGCAAGATAAACCAGCAGATTATTTCTGGAGTCTGAATAATGTTTCCACTAATCcagatgagtttaaccaaatctTAGGGTATTTAATGAAGAATTTAGTAACGCAAGCTTTGTCTAATAGTAGTTTTGCTATTGGAAATAAAAACCTaccaaattcaaccaccaaagTAAATGGATTTGTACAGTGTAGTGCAGATATATCTTCGAGTGATTGTAGTCGATGTCTTAATGAAGCTATTGCTGAATTACCAGATTGTTGTTCTGGGAAAAGAGCTGGAAAAGTTATTAAGCCGAGTTGTTTTCTTAAGTATGATTTAGATCCTTTCTTTCAATCTACAACCGTTACTTCACCACCGCATCCTCGCGTATCACCGCCATGGTCAGCGAATACTT CAAAAGGGAACTCCAAACTTGCTGTCAGTATAGCCGTTCTGTCGGCTATTGCAGTATTTTCCGGCACAGCCGCTTGGTCTTTATGGAGAAAGAAAACAAAGACAAAGACAAAGATAAAGAAGATTGATT ATTTCGATGATGAGATTCGAACCACAGATTCCATGCACTTCAGTTTTAGTGGAGTAAGTGCTGCAACAGATAATTTCTCCGAAGCTAATAAACTTGGAGAGGGTGGATTTGGCTCTGTTTATAAG GGTACACTTCAAGACAAACAAGAAATAGCCCTGAAGAGGCTATCAAAAAATTCAAGACAAGGTGAACAAGAGTTCAAGAATGAAGTTACCTTAGTAGCTAAACTTCAACACAGAAATCTAGTGAAGCTTGTTGGTTTCAGTCTAGCTGGCGAAGAAAAACTACTCATCTATGAATATATGCCAAATGGAAGCCTTGACCAAGTCCTATTCGGTTGTACTCCGTTCTGCGTCTGTTTATTCTTATTCTATCAGGCATTTTGGGATACATGGATTAATAATGTTTGTGTTTTTTGGTCGGAGGAATTTGTAGATTCAGTTAAATGTACACATCTGGATTGGGAAAGACGATACAGCATAATAGGTGGTGTAGCAAGAGGACTTCTCTATCTTCATGAGGAGTCCAGACTTAAAATCATCCATCGGGATCTCAAAGCTAGCAATATATTATTAGATAAGGAAATGAATTCTAAAATTGCAGATTTCGGCATGGCTAGGCTTTTTGGCCTTCACCAAATTCAAGATAGCACTAGCAGAATAGTTGGAACGCA TGGCTACATGGCTCCAGAGTATATCATGCATGGTGAATTCTCTGTGAAATCAGACGTTTTCAGCTTTGGTGTTTTAGTTTTAGAAATACTTTGCGGACAGAGGAACAGCAGTTTTCATAAAACAAATGTTGCTCGGGACCTTCTAAGCTAT GCATGGAGACATTGGAAAAATGGATCTGACGTAGAAATATTAGATCCAACTTTGAAGGATGCATATTGTAGAAGCGAAGTGAGGAGATGCATCCATGTTGCGTTATTATGTGTTCAAGAAAATGTTTTAGATAGACCAACAATGCCCACAGTTGTCCAAATGCTTAACAACAACTCAGTTACCAGTCATGATTTACCTTCATCACCTGCATTTTTGGCTGATAGTACGCGCCATCCAGACTTAAATCTAGGAAGCAGTAAAGAACAAGCAAGCTCAAGGGACGAGTCAATCAGTGAAGTATTGCCATGGAGCGTGAATGAAGTATCAGTTAGTGAACTATACCCTCGATGA